One part of the Cellvibrionales bacterium genome encodes these proteins:
- a CDS encoding ATP phosphoribosyltransferase regulatory subunit, translating to MSIADRWLLPDGIEELLPAQAARAEQLRSQLLKLYRRWGYALVIPPLVEFTDSLLVSGTHDLDLQTCKVTDQLSGRLMGVRADITPQAARIDAHGYAREGATRLCYAGSVLHARPKTALASRSPIQIGCELYGSNGVAADCEVIGLMLETARVAGIQNITLDLGHVDIVRGLTAWAALNSEQEQTLFDILQRKANTELQAFVAEQVSLPAAAALLLELPNWKGNATVLTHAANIASAAPAAVRDAIQELADIAACIQQRTPEVTLYFDLSELRGYHYHTGVVFALFVAGAGTAIANGGRYDNFGAAFGRARPASGFSADLKQLMQLGAIDVPVTSTIHAALDGSAAQWQAICALRNAGECVIAATSSETRDPACTRELVRDGEGYTVKNL from the coding sequence ATGAGTATCGCTGATCGCTGGTTGCTGCCCGATGGCATTGAAGAACTGCTGCCCGCACAAGCGGCTCGCGCAGAGCAACTGCGCAGCCAACTGCTCAAGCTGTATCGCCGCTGGGGTTACGCCCTTGTTATCCCACCCTTGGTGGAATTTACCGATTCATTGCTGGTCAGCGGCACCCATGATTTAGACCTGCAAACCTGCAAAGTCACGGACCAACTCTCCGGTCGCTTGATGGGCGTGCGCGCCGACATCACACCGCAGGCCGCCCGCATTGATGCGCACGGTTATGCTCGTGAAGGTGCTACCCGCCTCTGCTACGCCGGCAGCGTCCTGCATGCTCGCCCTAAAACGGCACTCGCCTCGCGCTCACCCATCCAAATTGGCTGTGAGCTGTACGGCAGCAACGGTGTTGCCGCTGATTGCGAAGTGATCGGTTTGATGTTGGAAACTGCACGCGTCGCGGGCATTCAAAACATTACGCTGGATTTAGGGCATGTCGATATTGTGCGCGGCCTGACCGCATGGGCAGCGCTGAACAGCGAGCAAGAACAAACCTTGTTCGATATTTTGCAGCGCAAAGCCAACACCGAATTGCAGGCATTCGTCGCAGAACAGGTGTCACTCCCAGCGGCCGCTGCACTACTGCTGGAGCTGCCCAATTGGAAGGGCAATGCCACTGTATTAACGCACGCTGCCAACATCGCGAGTGCGGCGCCCGCTGCCGTGCGCGACGCCATTCAAGAATTGGCCGACATCGCCGCCTGCATCCAACAGCGCACACCAGAAGTGACGCTGTATTTTGATCTCTCTGAATTGCGCGGCTACCACTACCACACCGGCGTAGTGTTTGCGCTGTTTGTTGCTGGTGCCGGCACAGCCATTGCCAACGGCGGCCGCTACGATAATTTTGGTGCTGCTTTTGGTCGCGCGCGTCCAGCCAGTGGCTTCAGTGCCGACTTAAAACAGCTCATGCAGTTGGGCGCGATTGATGTGCCTGTAACATCTACCATTCACGCAGCTCTCGACGGCTCTGCCGCACAGTGGCAGGCGATCTGCGCGTTGCGCAACGCCGGTGAATGCGTGATTGCGGCCACCAGCAGCGAAACACGAGACCCTGCTTGCACGCGCGAGCTGGTGCGCGATGGCGAAGGATATACCGTCAAAAATTTGTAA
- a CDS encoding porin, translating into MRRVRPTIEGKFNDIYGFKLTTDFGNGISGSSHLVDAYIDANYDPAYKIRVGKFTPGLSLYRLQSSSDTKLNELGLSSNFLPSRDQGVQLSGDLFDKRLNYSIGLFNGANDSANGSEDSNTDKEINARLFATPFANTSGALQGLGFGVGMSTTDASGKNGATSLAGYKTFGQETFFSYRKDTSSSNTVFADGERTRLVPQFSYYNGPFGLTGEYVFEEQDVTRVFGAAPNDQRTAGLDNSGWDITASYVLTGEKAAGGKSIKPAKPFDPAKGNWGAWEVVAGVGEMDLDKNIFLDSSGTLAGNDNFAQATSAAKQAQNYAVGLNWYPNNILRVSLDYSDTNFKWGGGGTATAPDDRDNERVLMGRVQASF; encoded by the coding sequence ATGCGTCGCGTGCGCCCAACGATTGAAGGTAAATTCAACGACATCTACGGCTTCAAACTCACGACAGACTTCGGCAACGGCATCAGCGGTTCCAGTCATCTCGTCGATGCTTACATCGATGCCAACTACGATCCTGCTTACAAAATCCGTGTGGGCAAATTTACGCCTGGGTTGAGCCTGTACCGCTTGCAAAGCAGCAGCGATACGAAACTCAATGAATTGGGATTGAGCAGTAACTTTCTTCCTTCCCGCGATCAAGGCGTGCAGTTGTCCGGCGATCTGTTTGATAAAAGACTCAACTACAGCATCGGTTTGTTTAACGGCGCAAACGACAGTGCGAATGGCAGTGAAGACAGCAACACCGACAAAGAAATCAACGCGCGTCTTTTTGCCACGCCTTTTGCCAATACATCAGGCGCACTGCAAGGATTGGGTTTTGGTGTAGGCATGAGCACCACCGATGCCAGCGGCAAGAACGGTGCCACTTCACTGGCTGGTTACAAAACTTTTGGTCAGGAAACTTTCTTTAGCTATCGCAAAGACACCAGCAGCAGCAATACCGTGTTTGCCGATGGCGAGCGCACACGCTTGGTGCCGCAGTTCTCCTACTACAACGGTCCGTTTGGTTTAACGGGTGAATATGTGTTTGAAGAGCAGGATGTCACGCGCGTTTTCGGCGCGGCACCTAACGATCAACGCACTGCAGGTTTGGACAACAGCGGCTGGGATATCACCGCGTCGTATGTCCTCACTGGCGAAAAAGCGGCTGGCGGCAAGAGCATCAAACCTGCCAAACCGTTTGATCCTGCGAAGGGCAACTGGGGCGCGTGGGAAGTGGTGGCAGGAGTCGGGGAAATGGATCTCGACAAGAACATCTTCCTCGACAGCAGCGGCACACTGGCAGGCAATGACAACTTTGCTCAAGCCACCAGCGCTGCCAAGCAGGCCCAGAACTATGCGGTTGGCTTGAACTGGTACCCCAACAACATCCTGCGCGTTTCACTGGACTACAGCGACACCAACTTCAAGTGGGGCGGTGGCGGCACAGCAACAGCGCCGGATGACCGCGACAACGAACGCGTGTTAATGGGCAGGGTACAAGCCAGCTTTTGA
- the phoR gene encoding phosphate regulon sensor histidine kinase PhoR — protein MRHALPLLLITPITVVIGLAFPSWYGWAFLCASLLCLYAFQSWHFTRLDRWTRNPVIDTSLEGKGAWDTIFGRLYHHEKDLREQIAFREKNIDLLRSAVQALADGVVLLDLQNNVVFCNSTAEMQLGLQLSADRGQSILHLVRQPEFVDYLEHADFAQPLTLRPERYRDRIYTIHIIPYAGSRRLMQIKDVTQAERIDQTRRDFVANVSHELRTPLTVLIGFLETLQTLEITTEERDHFLQLMAEQSQRMQSIVQDLLTLSTIESAPPPENTTVDMTTLTQKLQRDAETLSQGKHHIVVAGCDPENLRGSETELFSALGNLVTNAVRYTPEGGTITLRWHVSARGVDFSVQDTGAGIAAEHIPRLTERFYRVDKGRSRHSGGTGLGLAIAKHAITRHQGQLEIRSELGKGSCFVAHFPVSRLA, from the coding sequence ATGCGCCACGCTCTTCCGCTTCTCCTTATCACACCGATTACTGTTGTTATTGGATTGGCCTTTCCATCTTGGTACGGCTGGGCTTTTTTATGTGCGAGTCTGCTTTGTTTATACGCTTTTCAAAGCTGGCATTTCACGCGCCTAGATCGCTGGACACGCAACCCTGTGATCGACACCAGCCTAGAAGGAAAAGGTGCGTGGGATACCATTTTTGGCAGACTGTATCACCACGAGAAAGATTTACGCGAGCAAATCGCCTTCCGCGAAAAAAATATCGACTTATTGCGCTCTGCAGTACAAGCATTGGCTGACGGCGTGGTATTGCTGGACTTACAAAACAATGTTGTTTTCTGCAACAGTACCGCTGAAATGCAATTGGGTTTGCAGCTCTCAGCAGATCGCGGACAATCCATCTTGCACTTGGTGCGCCAACCAGAATTTGTGGACTATCTGGAACATGCTGATTTTGCACAGCCACTCACACTGCGCCCAGAACGATATCGCGATCGCATCTACACCATCCACATCATTCCCTACGCGGGCAGTCGCCGTCTGATGCAGATTAAGGATGTGACGCAAGCAGAACGCATTGATCAAACGCGGCGCGATTTTGTCGCCAATGTCTCGCACGAATTGCGCACACCGCTCACCGTTTTAATTGGTTTTTTAGAAACACTGCAAACGCTGGAAATCACCACAGAAGAACGCGATCATTTTTTGCAATTGATGGCAGAACAATCACAGCGCATGCAATCCATCGTACAAGATTTGCTCACCTTATCAACCATCGAATCTGCGCCGCCACCAGAAAATACCACGGTCGATATGACCACCCTGACGCAAAAACTGCAGCGCGATGCGGAAACACTATCGCAAGGTAAGCATCACATTGTTGTCGCCGGTTGTGATCCCGAGAATTTGCGCGGCTCAGAAACCGAATTGTTCAGCGCACTGGGCAATCTCGTCACCAATGCGGTGCGTTATACGCCTGAAGGCGGCACCATTACGCTGCGTTGGCATGTTTCTGCTCGCGGTGTAGATTTTTCCGTGCAAGACACCGGCGCAGGTATTGCCGCCGAGCATATCCCGCGATTAACCGAGCGCTTTTATCGCGTTGATAAAGGCCGCTCACGCCACTCCGGCGGCACCGGCCTAGGTTTGGCTATCGCCAAACACGCTATTACCCGCCATCAGGGGCAACTGGAAATCCGCAGCGAATTGGGTAAAGGCAGTTGTTTTGTCGCGCACTTCCCTGTCAGCAGATTGGCATAA
- the phoB gene encoding phosphate regulon transcriptional regulator PhoB gives MPTILVVEDEPAIRELIAIHLKHADFQVQLAERADIAETAVQQMLPDAVILDWMLPDGSGIALAKKFRANERTRNLPIIMLTARAHEDDKISGLEAGADDYITKPFSPKELVARIKALLRRRTPHLSGDSIEIGNLSINPATHTLSAGETAIELGPTEFRLLLFFMTHPDRVYSRTQLLNEVWGDHVFIEERTVDVHIRRLRAALEPTSHDNWITTVRGSGYRFQQT, from the coding sequence ATGCCGACCATATTGGTTGTCGAAGACGAGCCCGCCATTCGGGAATTGATCGCTATTCATCTCAAACATGCCGACTTTCAAGTGCAATTAGCAGAGCGCGCCGACATTGCAGAAACCGCTGTGCAACAGATGCTGCCCGATGCGGTAATTCTCGACTGGATGCTTCCCGATGGTTCTGGCATCGCGCTGGCCAAAAAATTTCGCGCCAACGAGCGCACGCGCAACCTTCCCATCATCATGCTGACAGCCCGCGCGCATGAAGACGACAAGATTTCAGGTTTGGAAGCTGGCGCCGACGATTACATTACCAAGCCGTTTTCGCCGAAAGAATTGGTAGCGCGCATCAAAGCGCTGCTGCGTCGTCGCACGCCACATCTCTCCGGTGACAGCATTGAAATCGGCAATCTTTCGATCAACCCTGCCACGCATACACTATCCGCAGGAGAAACTGCTATTGAATTAGGGCCAACCGAATTCCGTTTATTGCTGTTTTTTATGACGCATCCCGATAGGGTTTATTCCCGCACACAATTACTGAATGAAGTGTGGGGCGATCATGTTTTTATTGAAGAGCGCACGGTTGATGTGCATATTCGCCGCCTGCGCGCAGCTCTCGAACCCACGAGCCACGACAACTGGATAACCACCGTGCGCGGCAGTGGTTATCGCTTTCAACAGACCTAA
- the phoU gene encoding phosphate signaling complex protein PhoU: MNDNQHLSSQYNEELAQLRTQVLQMGGLVETQVSAAMDAYISSQSSQLADIVAADQKINSLEKNIDDNCAHIIAKRQPTASDLRLVLGIIKIVTDLERMGDEAKKIAKGTRRIHDAGQIPVQHSVGIHHLAEAALNLVRQALDAFARLDATQAQVVIRADNEVDAEFKSILRQLITHMMEDPRTITVAIEIIAIARAIERIGDHAKNIVEQVVFVVEGRDIRHLEESAL, translated from the coding sequence ATGAACGACAATCAGCATTTATCCAGCCAATACAACGAAGAATTGGCGCAGTTACGCACACAGGTTTTACAAATGGGTGGCCTAGTAGAAACACAGGTGTCTGCCGCAATGGATGCCTATATTTCCAGCCAGTCTTCACAGTTGGCGGATATTGTTGCAGCCGACCAAAAAATTAACAGCTTAGAAAAAAATATCGACGATAACTGCGCACATATCATCGCCAAGCGCCAGCCTACGGCTTCTGATCTGCGCTTGGTGCTTGGCATTATCAAGATTGTCACCGACCTCGAACGCATGGGCGATGAAGCAAAAAAAATTGCCAAAGGTACGCGTCGCATCCACGATGCAGGACAAATCCCCGTACAGCACAGCGTGGGCATTCACCACCTAGCGGAAGCGGCGCTCAATTTGGTGCGGCAGGCTCTGGATGCTTTTGCGCGCTTGGATGCCACACAAGCACAAGTCGTCATTCGCGCTGATAACGAAGTGGACGCAGAATTTAAATCCATTCTTCGTCAATTGATTACACACATGATGGAAGATCCGCGCACCATCACCGTTGCCATTGAAATTATCGCCATTGCTCGTGCGATTGAACGCATTGGTGATCACGCAAAAAATATTGTTGAACAAGTCGTATTTGTGGTGGAAGGTCGCGACATTCGTCACCTAGAAGAGAGCGCTCTCTGA